Proteins from one Chitinophaga oryzae genomic window:
- a CDS encoding sugar porter family MFS transporter: MGNSNTRLFITTVTLIAALGGLLFGFDVAVVSGIILPVKTQFQLTASQEGWFVSCALLGCIAGVAFSGTLSDRIGRKKVLALAAFLFLVSAVGFAVSTTWSLLIFFRLLAGMGVGVASNISPLYISELAPASRRGRLVTFYQLAITIGILVAYCSNLAIQRYAAAAGDTSGGWLHWLFVTEYWRGMFLVGVIPAVAFFALLAIVPESPRWLARFGRQTEALHILEKINPDKKEAAAELQAILAVSADASKGGLRALLQPPLRHLLVMACVLTAFSQFSGINAVIYYGPTILRSSGVVANDTLLYQVMLGAANMLFTFVAIWKVDSLGRRPLYLAGSICAAAALTLTGIFFLLQINGWPLLIPITFFLLFFAFSLGPLKFVIATEIFPTPVRGLALSVCILVMWVSDWLLNLLFPIMREGMGIATTFFLFAGCCLFSFFYAKKYLFETKGQSLENITMKEKTIIHH, translated from the coding sequence ATGGGAAACAGTAACACACGCCTGTTCATCACCACCGTCACCCTGATCGCTGCATTGGGAGGCCTGCTTTTTGGCTTCGATGTAGCCGTTGTCAGCGGTATCATTCTTCCCGTAAAAACACAGTTCCAGCTCACCGCATCGCAGGAGGGCTGGTTCGTTTCCTGTGCCCTGCTGGGATGTATCGCAGGCGTAGCTTTTTCCGGCACCCTGAGCGACCGTATCGGCCGTAAAAAAGTGCTGGCCCTGGCCGCCTTCCTCTTCCTGGTCAGCGCCGTCGGATTTGCCGTCTCCACCACCTGGTCGCTCCTGATATTTTTCAGGCTGCTGGCAGGCATGGGCGTAGGGGTGGCCTCCAATATATCCCCCCTTTACATCTCGGAGCTGGCGCCGGCTTCGCGGCGGGGACGGCTGGTCACTTTCTACCAGCTGGCCATCACCATCGGCATCCTTGTAGCTTACTGCTCCAACCTGGCCATTCAACGTTATGCGGCAGCTGCCGGCGATACTTCCGGCGGATGGCTGCACTGGCTGTTTGTAACAGAATACTGGCGTGGCATGTTCCTCGTGGGCGTCATCCCTGCCGTCGCTTTCTTCGCGCTGCTGGCCATCGTTCCGGAAAGCCCCCGGTGGCTGGCCCGCTTCGGCCGGCAAACGGAAGCGCTGCATATCCTGGAAAAAATCAATCCTGACAAAAAAGAAGCCGCTGCAGAACTGCAGGCGATCCTGGCTGTATCCGCGGACGCCTCCAAGGGCGGGCTGCGCGCGCTGCTGCAACCGCCGCTGCGGCATCTGCTCGTGATGGCCTGCGTATTGACAGCCTTCTCACAGTTCAGCGGCATCAATGCGGTGATCTACTACGGTCCTACCATTCTGCGTTCTTCCGGCGTAGTGGCCAACGATACGCTGCTGTACCAGGTGATGCTGGGCGCCGCCAATATGCTCTTCACGTTTGTGGCCATCTGGAAAGTGGACAGCCTGGGACGCCGCCCGCTGTATCTTGCCGGCTCCATCTGCGCTGCCGCCGCACTAACGCTCACGGGCATATTTTTCCTGTTGCAGATCAACGGATGGCCGTTACTGATACCGATCACTTTTTTCCTGCTGTTCTTCGCTTTTTCACTGGGACCATTGAAGTTTGTCATCGCCACGGAGATATTTCCGACACCGGTAAGAGGACTGGCGCTGTCTGTCTGCATCCTCGTAATGTGGGTGTCTGACTGGCTGTTGAACCTGCTCTTCCCCATCATGCGGGAAGGCATGGGCATCGCCACCACCTTCTTCCTGTTTGCCGGCTGTTGCCTTTTCTCTTTTTTCTATGCGAAAAAATACCTGTTCGAAACCAAGGGTCAGTCGCTGGAAAACATCACCATGAAAGAAAAAACGATCATCCACCATTAA